The following proteins are co-located in the Thermodesulfobacteriota bacterium genome:
- a CDS encoding DUF3891 family protein, translating to MIRRKDSEGWILVSQHDHAVLAGEIIALWGNGAFMRPRPFDEVVFAVAEHDSGWREWDSRPKINPENGYPANFMEMEPGDQYEIWKGSYLGPARGHPYASSLIALHFDRFNEKSLGKNPENSKAKLLEREIDEFVSGNLGVDPSGDTSSLPPDVKINLRFVQVGDIISLTLCHGWEEMEIKDVPVDYEGGAALVKMASADGFNFTMAPYPFTEPVIKCGVPALRLPRKSFTSDGDLRRALRDAEPLALDFTIGKG from the coding sequence CGCGGTGCTGGCGGGGGAGATAATCGCCCTCTGGGGGAACGGCGCTTTCATGCGGCCGAGGCCGTTCGATGAGGTCGTCTTCGCCGTCGCCGAGCACGACTCGGGCTGGAGGGAATGGGACTCCCGGCCGAAGATAAACCCGGAAAACGGTTACCCGGCGAATTTCATGGAAATGGAGCCCGGGGACCAGTACGAAATCTGGAAGGGCTCCTACCTCGGCCCCGCGCGGGGGCATCCGTATGCATCCTCGCTCATCGCGCTTCACTTCGACAGATTCAACGAAAAGTCGCTCGGCAAGAATCCGGAGAACAGCAAGGCGAAGCTGCTGGAACGCGAAATCGACGAGTTCGTGTCCGGCAATCTCGGCGTGGATCCGTCGGGGGATACGAGCTCCCTCCCTCCCGACGTGAAAATCAACCTCCGCTTCGTACAGGTGGGCGACATCATATCCCTCACGCTCTGCCACGGGTGGGAGGAGATGGAGATAAAGGACGTCCCCGTCGATTACGAGGGCGGCGCGGCGCTAGTTAAAATGGCATCGGCCGACGGATTTAACTTCACGATGGCCCCGTACCCGTTCACGGAGCCAGTTATAAAGTGCGGCGTCCCGGCCCTCCGCCTCCCCCGGAAGTCGTTTACGAGCGACGGCGATCTCAGGCGTGCGCTCAGGGACGCAGAGCCGCTCGCCCTTGATTTCACCATAGGAAAAGGCTAA